A single region of the Oxyura jamaicensis isolate SHBP4307 breed ruddy duck chromosome 6, BPBGC_Ojam_1.0, whole genome shotgun sequence genome encodes:
- the RET gene encoding proto-oncogene tyrosine-protein kinase receptor Ret, with translation MPSAGRAAGFLLLCGASFGLYFPRKEYSENVYIDQPAGTPLLRIHALRDSHGEAAHFHLCQNLVISRARSHENHWFQIREKTGLLYLSRSVDREDFNMLSVGNWMTLSKVMLYVFLSSHPFQEKECDSATRTTVVLSLINATAPACSSLTARQLCFTEMDLSFHIKENKPPGTFHQLQLPSVHHLCQNLSVSYKLLAAEGMPFRYNENTTGVSVTQRLDREERERYELIAKCTVREGFREMQVEVPFLVNVLDEDDSPPFLPNGTDTADAVVEFNRKEGTVLATLTVCDADTTPIYPLESSRKKYTGTIITDDPWINETFRIEHIFDEIHFSPNGSQVRGTQHEYKLVLNKSISVTEHRSFQLDVLVNDTEFHGPERSVMLHFNVSILPVSIQFPNTTYQFTVNRNAERFAQIGKICIENCMKFRGVNITYKLLSPNISCYAVSILQGREDKYGSLYVNDSSVLRRPECKEIQYTVQATDKQSRKHTKTLLTIVLEGTLLKKEEDCPDSCAVSKHYAECEECGGLGVLTGRCQWRQGSGKGITTNYSTCTPSIKTCPDGICDVVESKDPAVCPQDCTSGNIIGGHGKGTGNLGIKSGHGICYCFPRQNCYCEKDDIKEQLCDDVCKTVIAGAVLLSFIISVLLSSYFIHRYHKNSPKPPIASAEMTFRRPAQSYPISYSSTNVRRPSLDSMENQVSVDTFKIPEDPKWEFPRKNLVLGKTLGEGEFGKVVKATAFRLKGRAGYTTVAVKMLKENASQSELRDLLSEFNLLKQVNHPHVIKLHGACSQDGPLYLIVEYAKYGSLRSFLRESRKVGPSYVGSDGNRNSSYLDNPDERALTMGDLISFAWQISRGMQYLAEMKLVHRDLAARNVLVAEGRKMKISDFGLSRDVYEEDSYVKRSKGRIPVKWMAIESLFDHIYTTQSDVWSFGVLLWEIVTLGGNPYPGIAPERLFNLLKTGYRMERPENCSEEMYSLMLRCWKQEPDKRPTFTEISKELEKMMVKSRDYLDLAASTPSDSLLYDDGLSEEETPLVDCNNAPLPRTLPSTWIENKLYGMSYPNWPEESPVPLTRFDGTNSVFSRYANDSVYANWMVSHSAAKFMDKFDS, from the exons CTTCATTTGGTTTGTACTTCCCCAGGAAAGAGTACTCAGAGAACGTCTACATTGATCAGCCAGCAGGTACACCGCTCCTGCGCATCCATGCCTTGAGGGATTCACACGGAGAAGCAGCTCACTTTCATCTGTGCCAGAATCTTGTCATTTCTCGAGCAAGATCCCATGAAAATCATTGGTTTCAAATTAGAGAAAAAACAGGACTTCTCTACCTCAGCAGGAGCGTAGATAGAGAAGACTTTAACATGCTGT ctgtagGAAACTGGATGACATTATCAAAAGTGATGCTGTATGTCTTCCTTTCATCCCACCCTTTCCAAGAGAAGGAATGTGACTCTGCTACTCGTACGACAGTTGTCCTCTCCTTGATCAATGCAACTGCACCAGCTTGCAGTTCACTGACAGCACGGCAGCTTTGCTTCACGGAAATGGATCTCTCCTTTCACATCAAGGAGAATAAACCACCTGGCACATTTCATCAGCTCCAGTTACCCTCAGTTCATCATCTGTGTCAGAATCTCAGTGTTTCCTACAAACTGCTGGCAG CCGAAGGTATGCCCTTTCGATACAATGAGAACACCACCGGCGTGAGCGTGACACAGCGCCTAGATcgagaagagagagagagatacgAGCTGATTGCCAAATGTACCGTGAGAGAGGGCTTCAGGGAAATGCAGGTTGAGGTGCCTTTCCTCGTAAATGTGTTAGATGAAGATGACTCTCCTCCATTCCTTCCTAATGGCACTGATACTGCAGATGCTGTCGTGGAGTTCAACAGAAAAGAG GGAACTGTCCTTGCAACACTAACTGTATGCGATGCAGACACCACACCTATTTATCCtcttgaaagcagcagaaagaaatacacAGGAACCATCATTACTGATGATCCGTGGATAAATGAAACATTTCGGATAGAGCACATTTTTGATGAAATCCACTTCAGCCCAAATGGCAGCCAAGTGAGGGGAACTCAACACGAGTACA AACTGGTGCtgaataaaagtatttcagtcACAGAGCATCGTTCCTTCCAGTTAGATGTTTTGGTGAACGACACAGAATTTCATGGCCCAGAAAGATCGGTGATGCTTCATTTCAATGTCTCCATCCTCCCTGTCAGCATTCAGTTTCCAAACACAACTTACCAGTTCACAGtgaacagaaatgctgaacGCTTTGCACAA ATAGGAAAAATCTGTATTGAAAACTGCATGAAATTCCGTGGTGTGAACATCACCTACAAGTTACTGTCCCCCAACATAAGCTGCTACGCTGTCAGCATACTTCAAGGGCGAGAAGACAAATACGGAAGCCTTTATGTGAATGATTCCTCTGTGCTACGCAGACCCGAATGCAAAGAAATACAATACACTGTTCAAGCTACAGacaagcagagcaggaaacatACCAAAACACTTCTCACTATTGTATTAGAAGGAACTC ttttaaaaaaagaagaggacTGCCCGGACTCTTGTGCTGTGAGTAAGCACTATGCTGAATGTGAAGAGTGTGGTGGCCTGGGAGTCCTAACAGGAAGATGCCAGTGGAGACAGGGGAGTGGGAAAG GAATCACCACAAACTATTCCACATGCACTCCAAGTATCAAGACTTGTCCAGATGGCATCTGTGATGTGGTTGAGAGCAAAGATCCAGCTGTGTGCCCCCAGGACTGCACAA GTGGAAACATTATTGGTGGTCATGGGAAAGGCACTGGAAATCTTGGAATTAAGTCAGGACATGGCATTTGTTACTGCTTCCCAAGACAGAACTGCTATTGTGAGAAAGATGATATCAAAG AGCAACTATGTGATGATGTGTGCAAGACTGTGATAGCAGGGGCAGTGCTCTTGTCCTTCATcatctctgtgctgctttcttcCTATTTCATCCATCGCTACCACAAGAATTCTCCAAAGCCACCTATTGCCTCTGCAGAAATGACATTCCGGCGCCCAGCCCAGTCCTATCCCATCAGCTATTCGTCTACTAATGTCCGTCGGCCTTCTTTAGATTCCATGGAGAACCAGGTGTCTGTAGACACCTTTAAAATACCA gAAGATCCGAAGTGGGAATTCCCTCGGAAGAACTTGGTTCTTGGTAAAACTCTTGGAGAGGGAGAATTTGGAAAGGTTGTCAAGGCAACAGCTTTCAGACTCAAGGGAAGAGCTGGCTATACTACTGTGGCAGTGAAAATGCTAAAAG AAAATGCTTCCCAGAGCGAGCTGCGAGATCTGCTGTCAGAGTTTAACCTTTTGAAACAGGTGAACCATCCTCATGTCATCAAACTTCATGGAGCCTGCAGTCAAGATG GCCCTCTGTATTTAATTGTGGAATACGCTAAATATGGCTCCTTGCGCAGTTTTCTCAGGGAAAGTCGAAAAGTGGGACCAAGCTATGTGGGTAGTGATGGTAACAGAAATTCAAGTTATTTGGATAACCCTGATGAGAGAGCCTTAACAATGGGAGATCTGATATCATTTGCATGGCAGATATCACGAGGAATGCAGTACCTCGCGGAAATGAAG CTTGTTCATCGTGATTTAGCAGCCAGAAATGTACTGGTGGCAGAAGGGCGCAAAATGAAGATTTCTGATTTTGGCCTATCCCGTGATGTTTATGAAGAAGATTCATATGTCAAGAGGAGCAAG gGTCGGATACCTGTCAAATGGATGGCCATAGAATCCCTATTTGATCATATCTATACAACACAAAGTGATGT GTGGTCATTTGGAGTTCTGCTGTGGGAGATTGTAACTTTGGGAGGCAATCCTTACCCAGGTATTGCTCCTGAAAGACTCTTTAACCTCCTAAAAACAGGCTATCGAATGGAGAGACCAGAAAACTGCAGTGAAGAAAT GTACAGCTTGATGTTGCGCTGTTGGAAGCAAGAACCAGATAAAAGACCAACATTTACTGAGATCAGCAAGGAACTAGAGAAAATGATGGTGAAGAGTAGG GACTACTTAGATCTTGCGGCTTCCACCCCTTCTGATTCCTTACTTTATGATGATGGGCTCTCAGAAGAGGAGACACCTCTCGTGGACTGTAATAATGCTCCCCTCCCTCGAACCCTCCCTTCCACATGGATTGAAAACAAACTCTATG